A DNA window from Actinomadura coerulea contains the following coding sequences:
- the glpX gene encoding class II fructose-bisphosphatase — MSEETTVSSPLTTEPSAPDRNLAMELVRVTEAAAMAAARWVGRGDKNGADGAAVNAMRQLINTVSMRGVVVIGEGEKDNAPMLYNGEEVGDGSGAECDVAVDPVDGTRLTALGMNNAIAVLSVAPRGSMFDPSAVFYMEKLVTGPEAADVVDIERPIADNIRAIARAKGSSTHDVTVCILDRPRHEGIVKEVREAGARIKFILDGDVAGAIMASRPGTGVDLLLGIGGTPEGIIAACAIKALGGVIQGRLWPQDDEERQRAADAGHEPGRVLTTDDLVTSDDVFFAATGITDGELVDGVRYSKGTAVTHSLVMRSRSGTIRTISSEHQLSKLRAYSAINFDTAV; from the coding sequence ATGTCCGAAGAGACCACCGTTTCCTCCCCCCTCACCACCGAGCCGTCGGCTCCGGACCGCAACCTCGCGATGGAGCTGGTCCGGGTGACCGAGGCCGCCGCCATGGCCGCGGCGCGCTGGGTCGGCCGGGGGGACAAGAACGGCGCCGACGGGGCCGCCGTGAACGCGATGCGCCAGCTGATCAACACGGTGTCCATGCGGGGCGTCGTCGTGATCGGCGAGGGCGAGAAGGACAACGCGCCGATGCTGTACAACGGCGAGGAGGTCGGGGACGGCTCCGGCGCCGAGTGCGACGTCGCCGTGGACCCGGTGGACGGCACCCGGCTGACCGCGCTCGGCATGAACAACGCGATCGCGGTGCTGTCGGTGGCGCCGCGCGGGTCGATGTTCGACCCGTCGGCGGTGTTCTACATGGAGAAGCTGGTGACCGGCCCGGAGGCGGCGGACGTCGTCGACATCGAGCGCCCGATCGCCGACAACATCCGCGCGATCGCCCGCGCCAAGGGCTCCTCGACGCACGACGTGACGGTCTGCATCCTGGACCGGCCGCGGCACGAGGGCATCGTCAAGGAGGTCCGGGAGGCCGGGGCGCGGATCAAGTTCATCCTGGACGGCGACGTGGCCGGCGCGATCATGGCGTCCCGGCCGGGGACCGGCGTGGACCTGCTGCTCGGCATCGGCGGCACCCCGGAGGGCATCATCGCCGCGTGCGCGATCAAGGCGCTCGGCGGGGTGATCCAGGGCCGGTTGTGGCCGCAGGACGACGAGGAGCGGCAGAGGGCGGCCGACGCGGGCCACGAGCCGGGCCGGGTGCTCACCACCGACGACCTGGTGACCTCCGACGACGTGTTCTTCGCGGCGACCGGCATCACCGACGGCGAGCTGGTCGACGGCGTCCGCTACAGCAAGGGGACGGCGGTCACGCACTCGCTCGTCATGCGGTCGCGCAGCGGCACCATCCGGACGATCTCCAGCGAGCACCAGCTGAGCAAGCTGCGCGCCTACAGCGCGATCAACTTCGACACGGCGGTGTAG
- a CDS encoding TetR/AcrR family transcriptional regulator encodes MSSDIDVPSGGVSHNGGARPADGPARTSDRGAATRGALLAAARDVFCESGFAQAAVTDIVAKAGASVGSLYHHFNGKADLYLTLFEDFQGRQQERTREAISAVREAGEKDPMRQFIAGAGAYLNGCLDERDVARLFISGDGPPGFDRVMRQRLNKWARRNAALFHTADGGVDEALVTVLTGAMAGAVSEISLLDDEDAARRLADRTMAIVGTIRNPGTEQR; translated from the coding sequence ATGAGCAGCGACATCGACGTCCCGTCCGGCGGGGTGAGTCACAACGGGGGCGCGCGGCCCGCGGACGGCCCCGCGCGGACCTCCGACCGCGGGGCCGCCACCCGCGGCGCCCTGCTGGCCGCGGCCAGGGACGTCTTCTGCGAGTCCGGCTTCGCCCAGGCCGCGGTGACCGACATCGTCGCCAAGGCCGGCGCCAGCGTGGGCAGCCTCTACCACCACTTCAACGGCAAGGCCGACCTGTACCTGACGCTGTTCGAGGACTTCCAGGGACGCCAGCAGGAGCGCACCCGTGAGGCGATCAGCGCCGTCCGGGAGGCCGGCGAGAAGGACCCGATGCGGCAGTTCATCGCCGGCGCGGGCGCCTATCTCAACGGCTGCCTGGACGAGCGGGACGTCGCCCGGCTGTTCATCTCCGGCGACGGGCCCCCCGGGTTCGACCGGGTCATGCGCCAGCGCCTGAACAAGTGGGCCCGCCGCAACGCCGCCCTGTTCCACACCGCCGACGGCGGCGTCGACGAGGCCCTGGTCACGGTGCTGACGGGCGCGATGGCGGGCGCTGTGTCGGAGATCTCGCTGCTGGACGACGAGGACGCCGCCCGCAGGCTCGCCGACAGGACCATGGCCATCGTCGGCACGATCCGGAACCCCGGTACGGAGCAGCGCTGA
- a CDS encoding DUF4245 domain-containing protein: MTDKTPSSVPDAPQAGPAPDAPADRPEASAASGRPEADATAGRPVVQVSPGVYKRLTTGLGGFTMAMGACLLLVLAIYVVTPGSDKEVLPTVDYSSQLWAMRNDAPYTVHAPEGLPATWRPNSSRVHGLDADGKDPVAWHLGFVTPAGEYAALEQSNEKASQYVPRMANSSQPVGTQQVNGATWTKYHRKDKKANSLARTLPDGVSLVVTGTASYAELAVLAGSLKEQAKNGGPTPTATATPAS, translated from the coding sequence GTGACCGACAAGACCCCATCCTCCGTCCCGGACGCCCCGCAGGCGGGGCCCGCGCCGGACGCGCCCGCCGACCGGCCCGAGGCGTCCGCCGCGAGCGGCCGGCCCGAGGCGGACGCGACCGCGGGACGGCCCGTGGTCCAGGTGAGCCCCGGCGTCTACAAGCGGCTGACCACGGGACTCGGCGGCTTCACCATGGCGATGGGCGCCTGCCTGCTGCTCGTGCTGGCGATCTACGTCGTCACGCCGGGCAGCGACAAGGAGGTCCTGCCGACCGTCGACTACAGCTCGCAGCTGTGGGCGATGCGCAACGACGCGCCCTACACCGTCCACGCGCCCGAGGGGCTGCCCGCCACTTGGCGGCCCAACAGCTCGCGGGTGCACGGCCTCGACGCCGACGGCAAGGACCCCGTCGCCTGGCACCTGGGGTTCGTGACCCCCGCCGGCGAGTACGCGGCGCTGGAGCAGAGCAACGAGAAGGCCTCGCAGTACGTTCCGCGCATGGCCAACAGCAGCCAGCCCGTCGGGACGCAGCAGGTGAACGGCGCCACCTGGACCAAGTACCACCGCAAGGACAAGAAGGCCAACTCCCTCGCCCGGACCCTTCCGGACGGGGTCAGCCTCGTGGTCACCGGCACAGCGTCCTACGCGGAGCTGGCCGTCCTGGCCGGGTCGCTCAAGGAGCAGGCGAAGAACGGGGGACCGACCCCCACGGCGACGGCCACGCCGGCCTCCTGA
- a CDS encoding exodeoxyribonuclease VII small subunit translates to MAEENGTAEKPSYEQARDELAEVVKRLEAGGLTLEESLGLWERGERLAAVCEEWLEGARARLAAALDRPDGGDAAAPF, encoded by the coding sequence GTGGCTGAGGAGAACGGGACGGCCGAGAAGCCGTCGTACGAGCAGGCGCGGGACGAGCTGGCCGAGGTCGTGAAGCGGCTGGAGGCGGGCGGCCTGACGCTGGAGGAGTCGCTCGGCCTGTGGGAGCGGGGCGAGAGGCTCGCCGCCGTCTGCGAGGAGTGGCTGGAGGGCGCCCGCGCCCGGCTGGCCGCGGCGCTCGACCGGCCGGACGGCGGCGACGCGGCCGCCCCGTTCTGA
- the xseA gene encoding exodeoxyribonuclease VII large subunit: MAMETTAESPVPVRTVLQAVSGWIGRLGRIWVEGQITDLNARGGTVYMTLRDPVANMSVRVVGPRAVFEAAGPAVTDGARVVVHAKPDFWINRGTFSLSVLEIRPVGVGELLARLERLKRVLASEGLFRPERKRPLPFLPGRIGLICGRDSDAEHDVLENARRRWPAVAFRVENTAVQGSYAVGEVMEALRALDADPEIDVIIIARGGGAMEDLLPFSDEALVRAVHAARTPVVSAIGHEQDSPLLDLVADVRASTPTDAAKKAVPDVREQLQLVRQLRDRGRRCLSGAVERELAWLRSVRSRPALADPVREIERQSEQVAAMRDRARRCLSAALDRAGDELGHTRARLLALSPAATLERGYAIVQREDASVVREASSVKDGERLHVRLADGRLGVSVTDRE, encoded by the coding sequence ATGGCGATGGAGACCACGGCCGAATCCCCGGTTCCGGTGCGCACCGTCCTGCAGGCGGTGAGCGGGTGGATCGGCAGGCTCGGCCGCATCTGGGTGGAGGGGCAGATCACCGACCTCAACGCCCGCGGCGGCACGGTCTACATGACGCTCCGCGATCCGGTGGCGAACATGTCGGTGCGGGTCGTCGGCCCGCGCGCCGTGTTCGAGGCCGCCGGGCCCGCGGTCACCGACGGGGCCCGCGTCGTCGTGCACGCCAAGCCCGACTTCTGGATCAACCGCGGGACGTTCTCGCTCAGCGTGCTGGAGATCCGGCCGGTCGGCGTCGGCGAGCTGCTGGCCCGGCTGGAGCGGCTCAAGCGGGTGCTGGCCTCCGAGGGGCTGTTCCGGCCCGAGCGCAAGCGCCCGCTGCCCTTCCTGCCCGGCCGGATCGGGCTGATCTGCGGGCGCGACTCCGACGCCGAGCACGACGTCCTGGAGAACGCGCGGCGGCGGTGGCCCGCGGTGGCGTTCCGGGTGGAGAACACCGCGGTGCAGGGCTCCTACGCGGTCGGCGAGGTGATGGAGGCGCTGCGCGCGCTGGACGCCGACCCCGAGATCGATGTGATCATCATCGCGCGGGGCGGCGGCGCGATGGAGGACCTGCTGCCGTTCTCCGACGAGGCCCTCGTCCGCGCGGTCCACGCCGCCCGCACGCCGGTCGTCAGCGCGATCGGGCACGAGCAGGACAGCCCGCTGCTCGACCTGGTCGCCGACGTCCGCGCCTCCACCCCGACCGACGCCGCGAAGAAGGCCGTGCCGGACGTGCGGGAGCAGCTCCAGCTCGTCCGGCAGCTGCGCGACCGCGGGCGGCGGTGCCTGTCCGGCGCGGTGGAGCGGGAGCTGGCGTGGCTGCGGTCGGTGCGCTCGCGGCCCGCGCTGGCCGACCCGGTACGGGAGATCGAGCGGCAGTCCGAGCAGGTCGCGGCGATGCGCGACCGGGCGCGGCGGTGCCTGTCCGCGGCGCTGGACCGGGCCGGGGACGAGCTCGGGCACACCCGCGCCCGGCTGCTCGCCCTCTCCCCCGCCGCGACGCTGGAGCGCGGGTACGCGATCGTCCAGCGGGAGGACGCGTCGGTGGTGCGGGAGGCGTCGTCGGTCAAGGACGGCGAGCGCCTGCACGTGCGGCTCGCCGACGGGCGCCTCGGCGTGAGCGTGACCGACCGGGAATGA
- a CDS encoding MarR family winged helix-turn-helix transcriptional regulator: MTASERELAEQLNRRLRHVVLMLRQVSADQPITSQQLSVLGSLEHGPRRMTELAAEHGVRLPTMTAQINRLERDGLVARGRSGADARVVTAGLTGPGRERLAAGRERRIGFLAERFAELTDGERAAVAAALPALDKLFGAP; this comes from the coding sequence GTGACCGCATCCGAACGCGAGCTCGCCGAGCAGCTCAACCGGCGCCTGCGCCACGTGGTGCTGATGCTGCGGCAGGTCAGCGCCGACCAGCCGATCACCAGCCAGCAGCTGTCCGTGCTCGGCTCCCTGGAGCACGGGCCGCGGCGGATGACCGAGCTGGCCGCCGAGCACGGCGTCCGGCTGCCGACCATGACGGCGCAGATCAACCGGCTCGAACGCGACGGGCTCGTCGCGCGCGGCCGGAGCGGCGCCGACGCCCGCGTCGTCACCGCCGGGCTCACCGGGCCGGGACGCGAGCGGCTGGCCGCCGGGCGCGAGCGCCGGATCGGCTTCCTCGCCGAGCGGTTCGCGGAGCTGACGGACGGGGAGCGCGCGGCGGTCGCCGCGGCGCTGCCCGCCCTCGACAAGCTCTTCGGCGCACCCTGA
- a CDS encoding MFS transporter: protein MHAKPAATPKGGGILRQPTSVWATAFAAVVAFMGIGLVDPILPAIAKNLDASPSQVSLLFTSYFLITAVAMLVTGWVSSRIGGKRTLLIGLALVVAFAALAGTSGTVGQLIGFRAGWGLGNALFVATALAVIVGSASGGAGGDPGGVGGRPPSKGKGGAGGDPGGVGGRPPSKGKGGAGGDPGGVGGRPPSKGKHGAESAIILYEAALGIGISLGPLAGALLGDMNWRFPFFGTAALMAVGFLLITTLLRPTPKPAEKTRLSAPIRALAHGGLSTTAFTALFYNYAFFTVLAFTPFVLGMSAHGIGLVFFGWGVMVALASVFGAPVLQRRVGTVRVMYLALALLIVFQLGLAFLGHGGIVACTVLSGIPIGLNNTAFTEAAMEVSDSPRPVASAGYNFVRWMGGALAPYIATKLAEEVDASLPYLVGAACCAVAIGILVVRRRHLAPLERVDIDPAFQDAPAVA from the coding sequence ATGCACGCGAAGCCCGCGGCGACCCCGAAGGGCGGCGGCATCCTCAGGCAGCCGACGTCGGTGTGGGCGACCGCCTTCGCCGCGGTCGTCGCCTTCATGGGCATCGGCCTCGTCGATCCGATCCTGCCCGCGATCGCGAAGAACCTGGACGCCTCGCCGAGCCAGGTGTCCCTGCTGTTCACCAGCTACTTCCTGATCACCGCGGTGGCGATGCTCGTCACCGGGTGGGTGTCCAGCCGGATCGGCGGAAAGAGGACGCTGCTGATCGGCCTCGCGCTCGTCGTGGCGTTCGCCGCCCTCGCCGGGACGTCCGGGACCGTCGGGCAGCTCATCGGCTTCCGCGCCGGCTGGGGCCTCGGCAACGCCCTGTTCGTCGCGACGGCGCTCGCGGTGATCGTTGGCTCGGCCTCCGGCGGAGCCGGAGGCGATCCGGGGGGTGTGGGGGGTCGTCCCCCCTCGAAGGGCAAGGGCGGAGCCGGAGGCGATCCGGGGGGTGTGGGGGGTCGTCCCCCCTCGAAGGGCAAGGGCGGAGCCGGAGGCGATCCGGGGGGTGTGGGGGGTCGTCCCCCCTCGAAGGGCAAGCACGGAGCCGAGTCGGCGATCATCCTGTACGAGGCGGCGCTCGGCATCGGCATCTCGCTCGGCCCGCTCGCCGGGGCCCTGCTCGGCGACATGAACTGGCGGTTCCCCTTCTTCGGCACCGCCGCGCTCATGGCGGTCGGCTTCCTCCTGATCACCACGCTGCTCAGGCCCACGCCGAAGCCCGCCGAGAAGACCCGCCTGAGCGCGCCCATCCGGGCCCTGGCGCACGGCGGCCTGTCCACCACCGCGTTCACCGCGCTGTTCTACAACTACGCGTTCTTCACCGTCCTGGCCTTCACCCCGTTCGTCCTCGGGATGAGCGCGCACGGCATCGGCCTGGTGTTCTTCGGGTGGGGCGTGATGGTCGCGCTGGCGTCGGTGTTCGGCGCCCCCGTGCTGCAGCGGCGCGTCGGGACCGTGCGGGTCATGTACCTGGCGCTGGCGCTGCTGATCGTGTTCCAGCTCGGGCTCGCGTTCCTCGGGCACGGCGGGATCGTCGCCTGCACCGTCCTGTCCGGCATCCCGATCGGGCTGAACAACACCGCGTTCACCGAGGCCGCCATGGAGGTCTCCGACAGCCCGCGGCCCGTCGCGTCCGCCGGGTACAACTTCGTCCGGTGGATGGGCGGCGCCCTCGCCCCGTACATCGCGACGAAGCTCGCGGAGGAGGTCGACGCGAGCCTGCCCTACCTGGTCGGCGCGGCCTGCTGCGCCGTCGCGATCGGCATCCTCGTGGTGCGTCGCCGCCACCTGGCGCCGCTGGAGCGGGTCGACATCGACCCCGCCTTCCAGGACGCCCCCGCGGTGGCCTGA
- a CDS encoding 4-hydroxy-3-methylbut-2-enyl diphosphate reductase, with product MTSTQRRVLLAKPRGYCAGVDRAVQAVEIALEKYGAPIYVRKQIVHNVHVVKTLEERGAIFVDETEEVPEGSIVVFSAHGVAPVVHEEARGLSLRTIDATCPLVTKVHKEAVRFAADDYDILLIGHEGHEEVIGTTGEAPDHIHLVDGPDDVANVTVRDPEKVAWLSQTTLSVDETVATVEKLRERFPNLMDPPSDDICYATQNRQVAVKEMAAEAQLVIVVGSTNSSNSVRLVEVAKEHGADASYLVDYAEQIDPAWLEGVATVGVTSGASVPDELVQEVLAWLAERGYGEAEEIESVEERMRFSLPKELRKDLRITPV from the coding sequence ATGACCTCCACCCAGCGCCGTGTCCTGCTCGCCAAGCCGCGTGGTTACTGCGCGGGCGTCGACCGGGCCGTCCAAGCGGTCGAGATCGCCCTGGAGAAGTACGGGGCCCCGATCTACGTCCGCAAGCAGATCGTCCACAACGTGCACGTCGTGAAGACGCTGGAGGAGCGTGGCGCGATCTTCGTGGACGAGACCGAGGAGGTCCCCGAGGGCTCCATCGTGGTGTTCTCCGCCCACGGCGTGGCGCCCGTCGTCCACGAGGAGGCGAGGGGCCTGTCCCTGCGCACCATCGACGCGACGTGCCCGCTGGTGACCAAGGTCCACAAGGAGGCCGTCCGGTTCGCCGCCGACGACTACGACATCCTGCTGATCGGCCACGAGGGCCACGAGGAGGTCATCGGCACCACCGGCGAGGCCCCCGACCACATCCACCTCGTGGACGGCCCCGACGACGTCGCCAACGTGACCGTCCGCGACCCCGAGAAGGTGGCGTGGCTGTCGCAGACCACGCTGTCGGTCGACGAGACCGTCGCCACCGTCGAGAAGCTCCGCGAGCGGTTCCCCAACCTGATGGACCCCCCGTCCGACGACATCTGCTACGCCACCCAGAACCGGCAGGTCGCGGTGAAGGAGATGGCGGCGGAGGCGCAGCTCGTCATCGTCGTGGGGTCGACCAACTCCTCCAACTCCGTCCGCCTGGTCGAGGTCGCCAAGGAGCACGGCGCCGACGCCTCCTACCTCGTCGACTACGCCGAGCAGATCGACCCGGCCTGGCTGGAGGGCGTCGCCACGGTGGGCGTCACGAGCGGCGCGTCCGTCCCGGACGAGCTGGTCCAGGAGGTCCTCGCCTGGCTCGCCGAGCGCGGCTACGGCGAGGCCGAGGAGATCGAGTCCGTCGAGGAGAGGATGCGCTTCTCCCTGCCGAAGGAGCTCCGCAAGGACCTGCGCATCACGCCCGTCTAG
- a CDS encoding DUF6542 domain-containing protein, with product MSSSTVRDAPGGSSASPEGPARRRRGGPPRSESAGPITLTGRGGIVVMFAAGVLCGLLSRWFGVPLLAGAGFAIGCALAAFATRPADLLTLVVSPPLVFLAATLTVVFVTTLGDGSLLRGVTVGVFTALAATAPWLFFGTLLVVVICLARGVLTNARELRDKLVGVRLFEKDENENPVRWDESPGTPKEGRHARSDRPPSGAAD from the coding sequence ATGAGTTCATCGACGGTACGCGACGCGCCGGGCGGTTCCTCGGCGTCCCCGGAGGGCCCGGCGCGGCGCCGGCGCGGCGGTCCGCCCCGCTCGGAGTCGGCCGGCCCGATCACGCTCACCGGGCGCGGCGGCATCGTGGTCATGTTCGCCGCCGGGGTGCTGTGCGGGCTGCTGTCGCGCTGGTTCGGCGTGCCGCTGCTCGCCGGCGCCGGGTTCGCGATCGGCTGCGCGCTCGCCGCGTTCGCGACCCGTCCCGCCGACCTGCTCACGCTCGTCGTCAGCCCGCCGCTGGTGTTCCTCGCCGCCACGCTCACGGTCGTGTTCGTCACCACGCTCGGCGACGGCTCGCTGCTGCGCGGCGTCACGGTGGGCGTCTTCACCGCGCTCGCGGCCACCGCGCCGTGGCTGTTCTTCGGCACGCTGCTCGTGGTCGTGATCTGCCTGGCGCGCGGCGTCCTGACGAACGCCCGGGAACTGCGCGACAAGCTGGTCGGGGTCCGCCTCTTCGAGAAGGACGAGAACGAGAACCCCGTCCGGTGGGACGAGTCCCCCGGCACGCCCAAGGAGGGCCGCCACGCCCGCAGCGACCGGCCGCCCTCCGGGGCGGCGGACTAG